One genomic window of Micromonospora sp. WMMD1128 includes the following:
- a CDS encoding alpha-hydroxy acid oxidase: protein MAESTGGTPAGVPVPTCLDDFAALARAVLPADVWDYVDGGSGTETALAANRAALDRVAVLPRMLAGVDEPSTEAPLPGGRYALPVAVAPMAYQRLLHPDGEPALAAAAGAAGVPYAASTLSSTPIEEIAAAGATVWFQLYWLRDRALVSDLLDRALAAGCAAVVVTVDVPVLGRRLRDARNGFALPPHVTAANLPGGRDDLAHQGTPGVSAVAKHTGAVFAPALSWADLAWLRERTPVPLLVKGILDARDAVRAADVGVDAVVVSNHGGRQLDAAPASASVLPDVVEAVGERCAVLLDSGVRGGVDVLRALALGASGVLVGRPLLWALAAGGRAGAEAALALLAAELRDALILSGCPDPASARRLRTRIGG from the coding sequence ATGGCTGAGTCGACCGGCGGGACGCCGGCCGGCGTCCCGGTGCCGACCTGTCTGGACGACTTCGCGGCGCTGGCCCGGGCGGTGCTCCCGGCCGACGTCTGGGACTACGTCGACGGCGGCAGCGGCACCGAGACCGCGCTTGCCGCCAACCGGGCCGCGCTGGACCGGGTGGCGGTGCTGCCCCGGATGCTGGCCGGCGTCGACGAGCCGTCCACCGAGGCGCCGTTGCCCGGCGGCCGGTACGCGCTGCCGGTGGCGGTCGCGCCGATGGCGTACCAGCGGTTGCTGCACCCCGACGGCGAGCCGGCGCTCGCCGCGGCGGCCGGCGCGGCCGGCGTGCCCTACGCGGCCAGCACGCTGTCCAGCACGCCGATCGAGGAGATCGCCGCGGCCGGCGCGACGGTGTGGTTCCAGCTCTACTGGTTGCGGGATCGGGCGTTGGTGTCCGACCTGCTCGACCGGGCGCTGGCCGCCGGCTGCGCCGCGGTGGTCGTCACCGTGGACGTGCCGGTGCTCGGCCGGCGGCTGCGCGACGCGCGCAACGGGTTCGCGTTGCCGCCGCACGTCACCGCCGCGAACCTGCCCGGCGGCCGGGACGACCTGGCCCACCAGGGCACGCCCGGCGTCTCGGCCGTGGCGAAGCACACCGGCGCGGTCTTCGCCCCGGCGCTGAGCTGGGCGGACCTGGCCTGGCTGCGGGAGCGTACCCCGGTGCCCCTGCTGGTCAAGGGCATCCTGGACGCGCGCGACGCGGTCCGGGCGGCGGACGTCGGCGTGGACGCGGTGGTGGTCTCCAACCACGGCGGTCGGCAGCTCGACGCCGCCCCGGCCAGCGCGAGCGTGCTGCCGGACGTGGTCGAGGCGGTGGGGGAGCGGTGCGCGGTGCTGCTGGACAGCGGCGTCCGCGGCGGCGTCGACGTGCTGCGCGCGCTGGCCCTGGGCGCGTCCGGGGTGCTTGTCGGCCGGCCGCTGCTCTGGGCCCTCGCGGCCGGCGGCCGGGCCGGCGCCGAGGCCGCCCTGGCGTTGCTCGCGGCCGAGTTGCGCGACGCTCTCATCCTCAGCGGCTGCCCCGACCCGGCGTCGGCCCGGCGGTTGCGTACCCGGATCGGAGGCTGA
- a CDS encoding PLP-dependent aminotransferase family protein, producing MEPVDLAVEALHGSVGDPALNSMNFLNEVAQHYPDAVSLAAGRPYEEFFDSTLLHAHLDRFRRHLADDLGLTPAQVDRTLLQYGRTKGIVHHLIARNLAVDEGLTVDPESIVVTVGCQEAMFLVLRALRAEASDVLFAVAPTYVGLTGAARLVDLPVRPVAGGPDGVDLADLRAGVRRARAEGRRPRACYVMPDFANPSGVSMDTAHRRQLLDLAAEEDLLLIEDNPYGLFPATGTDRRRTLKALDTARRVVYLGSFAKTVLPGARVGYVVADQRVGGADGPVGPLADQLAKIKSMVTVNTSPISQAVIGGALLAHDCSLVAANVRERAAYARNLAHLVDGLARRFPAGGPVRWTVPAGGFFVVVTVPFAVDDALLHRSAREYGVLWTPMAHFYDAGTPVRALRLSVSAVTPAQIDLGLDRLAALVTDTTAAVGAPA from the coding sequence GTGGAGCCGGTGGACCTGGCCGTCGAGGCGCTGCACGGCAGCGTCGGTGACCCGGCGTTGAACTCGATGAACTTCCTCAACGAGGTGGCGCAGCACTATCCGGACGCGGTGTCGCTGGCCGCCGGCCGGCCGTACGAGGAGTTCTTCGACTCGACGCTGCTGCACGCGCACCTGGACCGGTTCCGCCGGCACCTCGCCGACGACCTCGGGCTCACCCCGGCGCAGGTCGACCGGACGTTGTTGCAGTACGGCCGGACCAAGGGGATCGTGCACCACCTGATCGCCCGCAACCTGGCCGTGGACGAGGGGCTCACCGTCGACCCGGAGTCGATCGTGGTGACCGTCGGCTGCCAGGAGGCCATGTTCCTGGTGCTGCGCGCGTTGCGGGCCGAGGCGTCCGACGTGCTGTTCGCGGTGGCGCCGACGTACGTCGGGCTGACCGGCGCGGCCCGCCTGGTCGACCTGCCGGTGCGGCCGGTGGCCGGCGGCCCGGACGGCGTCGACCTGGCCGACCTACGTGCCGGGGTGCGCCGGGCCCGCGCGGAAGGGCGCCGACCGCGGGCCTGCTACGTGATGCCGGACTTCGCCAACCCGTCCGGGGTCAGCATGGACACCGCGCACCGGCGGCAGTTGCTCGACCTGGCCGCCGAGGAGGACCTGCTGCTGATCGAGGACAACCCGTACGGCCTCTTCCCGGCCACCGGCACGGACCGCCGCCGCACGCTGAAGGCGCTCGACACCGCGCGCCGGGTGGTCTATCTCGGCTCGTTCGCCAAGACCGTGCTGCCCGGTGCCCGGGTCGGCTACGTCGTGGCCGACCAGCGGGTGGGTGGCGCCGACGGCCCGGTCGGCCCGCTCGCCGACCAGCTCGCGAAGATCAAGAGCATGGTCACGGTGAACACCTCGCCGATCAGCCAGGCGGTGATCGGCGGCGCGCTGCTGGCGCACGACTGCTCGCTCGTGGCCGCGAACGTCCGGGAGCGGGCCGCGTACGCCCGCAACCTGGCCCATCTGGTCGACGGCCTGGCCCGGCGTTTCCCGGCCGGCGGCCCGGTGCGCTGGACCGTGCCGGCCGGTGGCTTCTTCGTGGTGGTCACCGTGCCGTTCGCGGTCGACGACGCGCTGCTGCACCGCTCGGCCCGGGAGTACGGCGTGCTGTGGACGCCGATGGCGCACTTCTACGACGCCGGCACGCCGGTGCGCGCGCTGCGGCTGTCGGTGAGCGCGGTCACCCCGGCGCAGATCGACCTGGGCCTGGACCGGCTCGCCGCGCTTGTCACCGACACCACGGCCGCGGTGGGCGCGCCGGCCTGA